A part of Candidatus Zixiibacteriota bacterium genomic DNA contains:
- a CDS encoding 4Fe-4S dicluster domain-containing protein, whose protein sequence is MATVNIKIDGQPITVEEGSYVLEAARALGIDIPTLCFYPHMSPYAACRICCVEARNGRGWSKIVTACNYPTWEGLEIYTDTARVVNARRTNLEMLMANCAPSPVLERLADKFGITEPRFGTGEYTCILCGLCVRFCDEVVGAHALTFVNRGSNRDLSTPFERESEACILCGACAKICPTGYIRMEDIEERAINHREMSLGPNAAITLPFRQAVPNVPVIVRENCIHYKTGGCMICSKVCPKDCIDYGDRPEVVELEVGAIVLATGFDDFDPTPMKQYGYGKYPNVITSIEFERMNNAAGPTGGKIYLENGDEPKRIAILHCVGSRDEHQHKYCSRVCCMYALKFAHLIKEKTKADVYQFYIDMRAFGKGYEEFYQRILDEGGNVIRGKGAEVVPSSHRQAAEGHLIVRCEDTMIGKFREIPVDMVVLCTALEARHDAKDVARKFNISVGADGWFIESHPKLGPVSTATEGVFLAGVCQGAKDIPDSVAQGSAAAAQVMKLLCQGEVLMDATYAEVNEELCSGCRICNDLCPYRAIDFDAVKKLSHVNSALCKACGTCVAACPSGAIKGRHFTDEQIYAQIEGMLS, encoded by the coding sequence ATGGCAACTGTCAATATCAAGATCGACGGTCAACCGATCACGGTGGAAGAAGGCTCATACGTACTCGAGGCCGCCCGAGCGCTCGGCATCGATATCCCGACGCTCTGCTTCTACCCGCACATGAGTCCCTACGCCGCCTGCCGGATTTGCTGCGTTGAGGCCCGCAACGGCCGTGGCTGGAGCAAAATCGTGACGGCCTGCAATTACCCGACCTGGGAGGGTCTCGAGATCTACACCGACACCGCCCGCGTGGTGAACGCCCGCCGTACGAACCTCGAGATGCTGATGGCCAATTGCGCGCCGTCCCCGGTGCTCGAACGCCTGGCCGACAAGTTCGGCATCACCGAACCCCGCTTCGGCACCGGCGAGTACACCTGCATTCTCTGCGGTCTCTGTGTGCGGTTCTGCGACGAGGTCGTCGGCGCGCACGCGCTGACCTTTGTCAATCGCGGCAGCAATCGCGACCTCTCAACGCCGTTCGAACGCGAGTCGGAGGCCTGCATCCTCTGCGGTGCTTGCGCCAAGATCTGTCCGACCGGCTATATCCGCATGGAGGACATCGAAGAGCGCGCCATTAATCATCGCGAAATGAGCCTCGGCCCGAACGCGGCAATTACGCTGCCCTTCCGCCAGGCTGTGCCCAATGTCCCCGTCATCGTCCGCGAAAACTGTATTCATTATAAAACCGGTGGCTGTATGATCTGCTCCAAGGTGTGTCCGAAAGATTGTATCGATTACGGCGATCGTCCGGAAGTTGTGGAGCTGGAAGTGGGAGCGATTGTGCTCGCCACCGGTTTTGATGATTTCGACCCGACTCCGATGAAGCAGTATGGCTACGGCAAGTACCCGAATGTCATCACGTCGATCGAATTCGAGCGGATGAACAACGCTGCCGGCCCCACGGGCGGCAAGATTTATCTCGAGAACGGCGACGAGCCAAAACGGATCGCCATCCTCCACTGCGTCGGCAGCCGCGACGAGCATCAGCACAAGTATTGCAGCCGTGTCTGCTGTATGTATGCGCTGAAATTCGCCCACCTGATCAAGGAGAAAACCAAGGCCGACGTCTACCAGTTCTATATCGACATGCGCGCCTTCGGCAAGGGTTACGAGGAATTCTACCAGCGTATCCTCGACGAGGGTGGCAATGTCATTCGCGGCAAGGGCGCCGAGGTCGTCCCGTCTTCGCACAGGCAGGCCGCCGAAGGCCACCTGATCGTCCGCTGCGAGGACACCATGATCGGCAAGTTCCGCGAGATCCCGGTTGACATGGTGGTTTTGTGCACCGCGTTGGAAGCCCGCCATGACGCCAAAGACGTGGCGCGCAAGTTCAACATCTCGGTCGGCGCTGACGGCTGGTTCATCGAGTCGCATCCCAAGTTGGGACCGGTCTCGACCGCTACCGAGGGCGTATTCCTCGCCGGTGTCTGCCAGGGCGCCAAGGATATTCCCGACTCCGTGGCGCAGGGCTCGGCTGCCGCGGCTCAAGTAATGAAATTGTTGTGCCAGGGCGAGGTGCTGATGGATGCCACCTATGCCGAGGTTAACGAGGAACTCTGCTCCGGCTGCCGCATCTGCAATGACCTTTGCCCATACCGGGCCATCGACTTTGATGCCGTCAAGAAGCTGAGCCATGTAAATTCGGCGCTCTGCAAGGCTTGCGGGACCTGCGTGGCCGCCTGTCCGTCCGGGGCGATCAAGGGGCGGCACTTCACCGATGAACAGATCTATGCGCAGATCGAGGGGATGTTGTCATGA
- a CDS encoding SLBB domain-containing protein: MKDPVLKTTADLQQLREKLQHNRNVNKTVITVCAGTGCLACGCESVAKTFRELLASDHMENEVELKTTGCHGFCERGPLVVIQPQGVFYQRVRPADAKLIWEQTIKGGKLVNKLLYKDPQSQQVIKLEKDIPFYRKQMRLIFGRNGYMDPTSISDYILLGGYQAMVKALTTMKPEQVIDIVKKSGLRGRGGGGFPTGKKWESCRRAKGEPKYIICNADEGDPGAFMNRSLLEGNPHSVIEGMVIGAFAIGSTDGFVYVRNEYPLAVKNLTIAINQAREYGLLGQNILGTGFNFDIEISRGGGAFVCGESTALMASLEGKVGEPRAKYIHTVEAGFNDKPSNLNNVETWANIPLIVERGPEWFASIGTEGSKGTKVFALTGKVNNTGLVEVPMGITLREILYDIGGGVPNNKRFKAVQTGGPSGGTLIVETSDAAIHDSLVAHGDINEDDEPHSLLDLPVDFDELTRAGSMMGSGGMIVMDEDSCMVDVARYFLNFLQEESCGKCLPCREGIVVMLNILNKICHGEGTMEDITYLEQLSQVIIDTSLCQLGGSAPNPVLSTIRYFRQEYIAHVRDKRCPAGVCKDLVAHAIDNTCTGCHACVKPCPTAAIIGEPKRLHVIIQDKCIQCGACYQICRYNSIKRVKRGEGDRIQQRAREMWQPRITDKQPAPVA, from the coding sequence ATGAAAGACCCTGTCCTGAAGACAACGGCCGACTTACAGCAGCTGCGCGAAAAGCTGCAGCACAACCGCAACGTCAACAAGACTGTCATCACTGTCTGTGCCGGCACCGGCTGCCTGGCGTGCGGCTGCGAAAGCGTTGCCAAGACGTTTCGCGAGTTGCTCGCGTCTGACCACATGGAAAATGAAGTCGAGCTGAAGACAACCGGCTGCCACGGCTTCTGTGAACGCGGACCACTGGTCGTCATTCAACCACAAGGCGTCTTTTACCAGCGCGTTCGTCCCGCCGACGCCAAATTGATCTGGGAACAGACCATCAAGGGCGGGAAGCTAGTAAACAAGCTGCTGTACAAAGACCCGCAGTCGCAACAGGTGATCAAGCTCGAGAAAGATATTCCCTTCTACCGCAAGCAGATGCGCCTGATTTTCGGCAGGAACGGCTACATGGATCCGACCTCGATCTCCGACTACATCCTGCTCGGTGGCTACCAGGCCATGGTTAAGGCGCTGACGACAATGAAACCGGAACAGGTGATCGACATCGTCAAGAAATCCGGCCTGCGCGGACGCGGCGGCGGTGGCTTCCCGACCGGAAAGAAATGGGAGTCATGCCGCAGGGCGAAGGGCGAACCGAAGTACATCATCTGCAACGCCGACGAGGGTGATCCCGGCGCCTTCATGAACCGCTCACTGCTGGAGGGCAACCCGCATTCGGTGATCGAAGGCATGGTTATCGGCGCCTTCGCTATCGGCAGCACCGACGGTTTCGTTTACGTCCGCAACGAGTACCCGCTGGCGGTCAAGAACCTGACGATCGCGATCAACCAGGCACGGGAATACGGCCTCCTCGGCCAGAACATTCTCGGCACCGGCTTCAACTTCGACATCGAGATTTCTCGCGGCGGCGGCGCATTCGTCTGCGGTGAGTCGACCGCGCTGATGGCCTCGCTCGAAGGCAAGGTCGGCGAGCCGCGCGCCAAATACATCCACACGGTCGAAGCCGGGTTCAATGATAAACCGTCCAATCTCAACAACGTTGAGACCTGGGCCAATATCCCGCTGATCGTCGAGCGCGGCCCCGAGTGGTTCGCTTCGATCGGCACCGAAGGCTCCAAAGGCACCAAGGTGTTCGCCTTGACCGGCAAAGTCAACAACACCGGCTTGGTCGAAGTGCCAATGGGCATCACGCTGCGCGAGATTCTCTATGATATCGGCGGCGGCGTCCCGAACAACAAACGATTCAAAGCCGTCCAGACCGGCGGTCCTTCCGGCGGCACGCTGATCGTGGAGACGTCCGATGCGGCGATTCACGACAGCTTGGTCGCCCATGGTGACATCAACGAAGACGACGAGCCGCACAGCCTGCTCGACCTGCCGGTCGATTTCGATGAATTGACGCGCGCCGGCTCGATGATGGGATCCGGCGGCATGATCGTCATGGACGAAGACTCCTGCATGGTGGATGTCGCCCGCTACTTCCTCAATTTCCTGCAGGAAGAATCGTGCGGCAAGTGTCTGCCCTGTCGCGAAGGCATCGTTGTGATGCTCAACATCCTGAACAAGATCTGCCACGGCGAAGGCACGATGGAGGATATCACCTACCTCGAGCAATTATCACAGGTGATTATTGACACCAGTCTCTGCCAGCTGGGCGGATCGGCGCCGAACCCGGTGCTGTCGACGATCCGCTACTTCCGGCAGGAGTACATCGCCCACGTCCGCGACAAACGTTGTCCGGCGGGCGTCTGCAAGGATCTGGTGGCGCACGCGATCGACAACACCTGTACCGGCTGTCACGCCTGCGTCAAGCCGTGTCCGACGGCGGCAATCATCGGTGAACCGAAACGTCTGCACGTGATCATCCAGGATAAGTGCATCCAGTGCGGCGCGTGCTACCAGATCTGCCGCTATAACTCGATCAAACGGGTCAAGCGCGGTGAAGGCGACCGTATCCAACAACGCGCGCGCGAAATGTGGCAGCCCCGGATAACCGACAAACAGCCGGCGCCGGTGGCGTAG
- a CDS encoding CoB--CoM heterodisulfide reductase iron-sulfur subunit A family protein: protein MSNSDNGAEIRVGVYVCHCGTNIAKTVDVAKVAEMAATLPNVVVARHYKFMCSDPGQDLIQRDIKELKLNRVVVAACSPLMHEPTFRNACAAAGLNRYLFEMANIREQVSWVTLDSKGATTKAMALVRAAVARVRLHEPLEMRRVPIKKRVLVVGAGIAGIESALQIADAGFEVVLVEKEPSIGGHMAQFDKTFPTLDCAACILTPKMVSVGKHPNIRLMTWTEVEEVSGYLGNFTVKLKRKPRYVDVKKCNSCGACYEACPSVPTPAYRRMTLGGRVYREGRLLDVQDKWRMGPKHDLTVLTAAQPMPENLPTPESQPVQVEVQQQ from the coding sequence ATGAGCAACTCAGACAACGGCGCGGAAATCCGCGTTGGGGTATATGTCTGCCATTGCGGCACCAACATCGCTAAGACCGTTGACGTCGCCAAGGTCGCCGAAATGGCAGCCACGCTCCCGAACGTCGTGGTCGCTCGCCATTACAAATTCATGTGCTCCGATCCTGGTCAGGATCTGATTCAGCGCGATATCAAGGAGCTGAAACTCAATCGCGTCGTCGTGGCCGCCTGCAGTCCCTTGATGCACGAACCGACCTTCCGGAATGCCTGCGCCGCGGCCGGTCTCAATCGGTACCTGTTCGAAATGGCGAACATCCGCGAACAGGTCAGCTGGGTCACGCTCGACTCCAAAGGCGCGACCACCAAGGCGATGGCGCTCGTTCGCGCTGCCGTCGCCCGCGTGCGCTTGCACGAACCACTGGAGATGCGGCGCGTACCGATCAAGAAGCGCGTGCTCGTAGTCGGCGCCGGAATTGCCGGTATCGAGTCCGCCCTGCAGATCGCCGACGCCGGATTTGAAGTGGTTCTGGTTGAGAAGGAACCGTCGATCGGCGGACACATGGCGCAGTTCGACAAGACGTTTCCGACGCTCGACTGCGCCGCCTGCATTCTGACGCCGAAGATGGTCTCGGTCGGCAAACATCCGAATATTCGGCTGATGACCTGGACCGAAGTCGAGGAAGTCTCCGGCTACCTCGGGAATTTCACCGTCAAGCTCAAACGCAAGCCGCGTTACGTCGACGTGAAGAAGTGCAATAGCTGCGGCGCTTGCTATGAGGCGTGCCCGAGCGTGCCGACTCCGGCCTATCGGCGCATGACTCTCGGCGGCCGTGTCTACCGCGAGGGCCGCCTGCTCGACGTGCAAGACAAGTGGCGCATGGGACCCAAGCACGACCTGACGGTCTTGACCGCCGCCCAGCCGATGCCGGAGAACCTGCCGACGCCGGAGTCGCAGCCGGTCCAAGTGGAGGTGCAACAGCAATGA
- a CDS encoding oxidoreductase, protein MPKPKLAIYWASSCGGCDIAILDIEEKILAVTEFFDLVFWPCAMDFKYDDVRAMDDKSITVTLFNGAIRTSENYELAQLLRQKSVVLVAFGSCAGEGCIPALANFFDKESILDYVYHKSPSLANGGSVLPQPEVEVPEGKITIPKFWNTVRTLDQVVEVDYYIPGCPPQSDQIASAVLTVIDILKTGKPLPPKGTVLGATEKSCCDECPRERNVKKIKSFIRPFQKVTDPNLCLMEQGIVCLGPATRSGCGAKCVKAGVPCRGCYGLPSNVRDQGAKMVSALASVIDSTDPEEIEQIISTIPDPLGTFYRFSLAGSLLRRAQV, encoded by the coding sequence ATGCCTAAACCGAAACTCGCGATCTACTGGGCGTCGTCCTGCGGCGGTTGCGATATCGCGATCCTCGACATCGAGGAGAAGATCCTCGCGGTCACGGAGTTCTTTGACCTCGTCTTCTGGCCCTGTGCGATGGACTTCAAGTACGACGACGTCCGCGCCATGGACGATAAGTCGATCACCGTCACGCTCTTCAACGGCGCCATTCGCACCAGCGAAAACTACGAGCTGGCGCAGCTCCTGCGGCAGAAGTCGGTGGTGCTGGTGGCGTTCGGCAGTTGCGCCGGTGAAGGCTGTATCCCGGCACTCGCCAACTTCTTTGACAAAGAATCAATCCTCGATTACGTCTATCACAAGTCACCGTCGCTGGCCAATGGCGGCAGCGTTTTACCGCAGCCGGAGGTTGAAGTTCCCGAAGGGAAGATCACCATCCCGAAGTTCTGGAATACGGTGCGTACGCTCGACCAAGTGGTCGAAGTCGACTACTACATCCCCGGCTGCCCACCGCAATCAGACCAGATCGCATCCGCGGTGCTGACCGTTATTGATATCCTGAAAACCGGCAAGCCGCTTCCGCCCAAAGGCACCGTCCTCGGCGCGACCGAGAAGTCGTGCTGCGATGAATGCCCGCGCGAACGCAACGTCAAGAAGATCAAGTCCTTCATCCGCCCGTTCCAGAAAGTTACTGATCCGAACCTGTGCCTGATGGAACAAGGGATTGTTTGCCTCGGTCCGGCGACCCGCTCCGGTTGTGGCGCCAAATGCGTCAAGGCCGGCGTTCCCTGTCGCGGCTGCTACGGCCTGCCGTCCAACGTCCGCGATCAAGGCGCCAAGATGGTGTCGGCACTGGCGAGCGTTATCGACTCCACCGACCCGGAGGAAATCGAGCAGATCATCAGCACGATTCCCGATCCGCTCGGGACCTTTTATCGCTTCAGTCTCGCCGGCTCATTGCTGCGGAGGGCCCAGGTATGA
- a CDS encoding hydrogenase iron-sulfur subunit — protein sequence MTFEPRIVGFLCNWCSYTGADLAGTARMHYPPNVMAIRVMCSGRVDPSFILDAFRRGADGVLVCGCHPGDCHYIDGNYKCMRRLPMTQRLIEAMGIDRRRLRLEWVSASEGGRFQQVISEFTEQVRALGPFELRDYKFDPNAEEVHQHA from the coding sequence ATGACATTTGAACCAAGAATCGTCGGATTCCTCTGCAATTGGTGCAGCTATACCGGTGCCGATTTGGCCGGAACGGCGCGCATGCACTACCCGCCGAACGTAATGGCCATCCGCGTCATGTGTTCCGGCCGCGTCGATCCGTCCTTCATTCTCGATGCGTTTCGGCGCGGCGCCGATGGTGTGCTGGTTTGCGGCTGCCATCCCGGCGACTGCCACTACATCGACGGCAACTACAAGTGCATGCGCCGACTGCCGATGACACAGCGGTTGATCGAAGCGATGGGCATCGACCGCCGGCGTCTGCGTCTGGAATGGGTCTCAGCCTCGGAAGGCGGCCGATTCCAGCAGGTCATTTCCGAATTCACCGAGCAAGTCCGCGCGCTGGGTCCGTTTGAGCTGCGCGACTACAAGTTCGATCCCAATGCCGAGGAGGTGCATCAGCATGCCTAA
- a CDS encoding CoB--CoM heterodisulfide reductase iron-sulfur subunit B family protein encodes MPEYAYYPGCSLEHTASPYDLSMRAVFKALDIGLREIEDWNCCGATMYMSSKKIVGYSISARNLALAQEMKLDVCAPCSSCYTILDKTNRQINWNPQQRQQINTALAEAGLSYDGSVKVRHPLDILINDLGLEKLKEKVTNPLNGLKVAPYYGCQIVRPHGYFDDTDDPQTMDQLIRALGGEAVHYPLKVRCCGGMLMTTDDTIALKLCHEILQAAADNKADVVATACPLCHINLEGYQKQINARFGSHLDLPIVYFTHLVGVALGLSAQELGLDKLLIAPRRLMTREVAHT; translated from the coding sequence ATGCCCGAGTACGCTTACTACCCCGGTTGCAGTCTCGAACACACCGCCAGTCCGTACGATCTGTCGATGCGCGCTGTCTTTAAGGCCCTCGATATCGGCTTGCGGGAAATCGAAGACTGGAATTGCTGCGGCGCCACGATGTACATGTCGTCGAAAAAAATCGTCGGCTACTCGATCAGTGCCCGCAATCTCGCGCTCGCACAGGAAATGAAGCTCGATGTCTGTGCTCCCTGTTCAAGCTGCTATACGATTCTGGACAAGACCAACCGCCAGATCAACTGGAATCCGCAACAGCGCCAGCAAATCAACACGGCCCTGGCCGAAGCCGGACTTTCCTATGACGGCAGCGTCAAAGTTCGCCATCCCCTCGACATTCTCATCAATGATCTGGGATTGGAGAAACTCAAGGAGAAGGTGACCAATCCGTTGAACGGCCTGAAGGTTGCCCCCTACTACGGCTGCCAGATCGTCCGACCGCACGGTTACTTCGACGACACCGACGATCCGCAGACGATGGATCAGTTGATTCGCGCCCTCGGCGGCGAAGCCGTGCATTACCCGCTCAAAGTGCGCTGCTGCGGCGGCATGCTGATGACCACCGACGATACCATTGCCTTGAAGCTGTGTCACGAGATTCTGCAGGCGGCGGCCGACAACAAGGCCGACGTCGTCGCCACCGCGTGCCCGCTCTGCCATATCAATCTCGAGGGCTATCAAAAGCAAATCAACGCCCGCTTCGGTTCACACCTCGATCTGCCGATCGTGTACTTCACTCATCTGGTCGGCGTCGCGCTCGGCCTGTCGGCCCAGGAATTGGGGCTGGACAAGCTGCTGATTGCGCCTCGCCGGCTGATGACAAGGGAGGTGGCCCACACATGA
- a CDS encoding NAD(P)H-dependent oxidoreductase subunit E yields the protein MTTTAVKPEEYDVQEAIDKIVAEYGAKPSALIMILQDIQKHYRYLPESAMHAVSKSMKLPIAQIYGVATFYRSFSLKPKGKNHVCVCTGTACHVRQATVIVDKLRRDLKIEPGETTPDGEISLETVNCLGACALGPLVTANDIYYGNMTVSKTEQMLNDIRAGKLSAKKDEVAG from the coding sequence ATGACAACGACTGCAGTCAAGCCTGAAGAATATGATGTTCAGGAAGCCATCGACAAGATCGTCGCCGAGTATGGTGCGAAACCATCCGCGCTGATCATGATCTTGCAGGATATCCAGAAACACTACCGCTACTTGCCGGAATCGGCCATGCACGCCGTTTCCAAGTCGATGAAGCTGCCGATCGCGCAGATTTACGGCGTCGCAACGTTCTATCGGTCCTTCAGCTTGAAGCCGAAGGGCAAGAACCACGTCTGCGTCTGCACCGGTACCGCCTGTCATGTGCGGCAGGCCACCGTCATTGTCGACAAGCTCCGGCGCGACCTCAAGATCGAGCCCGGTGAGACTACGCCCGACGGCGAGATCAGCCTGGAAACCGTGAACTGCCTCGGGGCCTGCGCCCTTGGACCGCTCGTCACGGCCAACGACATCTACTACGGCAACATGACGGTCTCCAAGACGGAGCAAATGCTGAATGACATCCGCGCCGGCAAATTGAGTGCCAAGAAAGACGAGGTGGCCGGATGA
- a CDS encoding 4Fe-4S dicluster domain-containing protein, with product MTDSIQLLAPTEAELQAAFWKQVESFPDGHKIKKCLQCGTCTGACPVSEFMDLTPRQMVAMFRAGRIEELLRSKSIWICASCYSCTVRCPAGIKVTDTMYALKRIAMQRKIYPANFPVQSLSSAFLRNVYKYGRNYELGLAVKYFMRSNFVKLFTSAGYGMSLMKNGRMGLLPKRINRVKQIQAIIKKANEFGEY from the coding sequence ATGACTGACTCAATCCAACTTCTCGCTCCAACCGAGGCCGAATTGCAGGCCGCCTTCTGGAAGCAGGTCGAGTCGTTCCCCGATGGCCACAAAATCAAGAAGTGTCTCCAGTGCGGCACGTGCACCGGCGCCTGCCCGGTATCGGAGTTTATGGACCTGACGCCGCGCCAGATGGTGGCCATGTTCCGCGCCGGCCGCATCGAGGAACTGCTGCGTTCCAAGTCGATCTGGATATGCGCTTCCTGCTACTCCTGCACGGTGCGGTGCCCCGCCGGCATCAAGGTGACCGACACGATGTATGCGCTGAAGCGAATCGCCATGCAACGCAAGATCTACCCCGCCAATTTCCCGGTGCAAAGTCTGTCTTCGGCCTTCTTGCGCAATGTCTACAAGTACGGTCGCAACTACGAACTGGGTTTGGCCGTGAAGTACTTTATGCGGTCTAATTTTGTGAAATTATTCACGAGTGCCGGTTATGGCATGTCACTGATGAAGAACGGCCGGATGGGGCTGCTGCCGAAGCGGATCAACCGCGTCAAGCAGATTCAGGCCATTATTAAGAAAGCTAACGAATTCGGAGAATACTGA